The following coding sequences are from one Triticum dicoccoides isolate Atlit2015 ecotype Zavitan chromosome 4A, WEW_v2.0, whole genome shotgun sequence window:
- the LOC119284559 gene encoding uncharacterized protein LOC119284559: MALNERLSKFKQQQERCQTTLSSIAATQASTTKSHNAPRSRPANAPSAPAKQIQAIKFSNDTERLQHINSVRKSPVGAQIKLVIELLYKTRLAYTAEQINEATYVAINSNKAVFDSLTNNPKVQFDGKRFSYKSKHDLKGKDQLLHLIRRFPEGLPVVEVKDSYPTVLDDLQALKASGDVWWLSSMDSQEDIVYPNDPKSKIKVDADLKQLYREIELPRDMIDIEKELLKNGHKPATDTTKRRAAAQIHGQRPKPKAKKKQKEITKRTKLTNAHLPELFDLPR; the protein is encoded by the exons ATGGCTCTTAATGAACGCCTCAGCAAATTTAAACAACAGCAGGAGAGATGCCAGACAACTCTATCCAGCATTGCTGCAACCCAAGCTTCAACCACAAAGTCCCACAATGCTCCAAGGTCTAGACCAGCAAATGCCCCGTCAGCTCCAGCAAAACAGATACAGGCTATTAAATTCTCAAATgatactgaaaggcttcaacacatcAATTCAGTGAGGAAGTCTCCTGTTGGAGCACAGATCAAATTAGTTATTGAACTGCTTTACAAG ACAAGACTTGCTTATACAGCAGAGCAAATAAATGAAGCAACATATGTTGCAATTAATAGTAACAAGGCAGTCTTTGATAGTCTGACAAACAATCCCAAAGTACAATTTGATGGGAAGCGTTTCTCTTACAAG TCCAAGCATGATTTGAAGGGGAAAGATCAATTGCTTCATTTGATCAGAAGGTTTCCTGAGGGTCTTCCTGTTGTGGAGGTCAAGGATTCATATCCAACCGTATTGGATGATCTACAG GCTCTCAAAGCCTCTGGTGATGTGTGGTGGCTGTCAAGCATGGACTCCCAGGAAGACATTGTGTACCCAAATGATCCCAAATCGAAGATCAAGGTCGATGCCGACTTGAAGCAGCTGTACCGGGAGATAGAGCTGCCACGGGACATGATTGACATCGAGAAGGAGCTGCTGAAGAACGGGCACAAGCCAGCAACCGACACGACCAAGCGGCGTGCAGCGGCGCAGATCCATGGCCAGCGACCAAAGCcaaaggccaagaagaagcagaaagagatCACTAAAAGGACCAAGCTCACGAATGCGCATCTGCCTGAGCTGTTCGACCTGCCCCGTTGA
- the LOC119284560 gene encoding protein BIG GRAIN 1-like, whose amino-acid sequence MERRGDKGASAAAAARARRHADQPSFSSSLLDAIYRSMEDEPGHPAGDAVTAAATKKKQQQEQEEALHYSYYYRPSLAGSYRARAPAPGPHATTSSSSECSSYGGFSSSEAESSSHRRLRPIRTAVPGGPPAPAPEKKAKKQPAGASIRAKLRDLRKPASPGARLAGFLNTIFAGKRAAPQTPPSARTAAAAEYACSSASSYSRSCLSKTPSTRGHANRTVRFVDSDREAPATVPGADRRRVPVEQMLLRRMEMESDEEDDEDESSDASSDLFELENLAAAAVPPGAGYRDELPVYETTRVVLNRGIGHACGHGRSARVA is encoded by the coding sequence ATGGAGAGGCGCGGGGACAagggggcgtcggcggcggcggcggcgcgggcgaggcgCCACGCCGACCAGCCGTCCTTCTCGTCGTCGCTGCTGGACGCGATATACAGGTCCATGGAGGACGAGCCGGGCCACCCCGCTGGGGACGCGGTGACTGCGGCGGCtaccaagaagaagcagcagcaggagcaggaggaggccctgcacTACAGCTACTACTACAGGCCGTCGCTGGCCGGGAGCTACcgggcgcgcgcgccggcgccCGGGCCGCACGCCACCACGTCCAGCTCCTCCGAGTGCTCCAGCTACGGCGGCTTCTCCTCGTCCGAGGCCGAGTCGTCCAGCCACCGCCGCCTGCGCCCCATCCGCACCGCCGTGCCCGGCgggccgcccgcgcccgcgccggagaagaaggccaagaagcagCCGGCGGGGGCCTCCATCCGCGCCAAGCTCAGGGACCTCCGCAAGCCGGCCTCCCCCGGCGCGCGCCTCGCGGGCTTCCTCAACACCATCTTCGCCGGCAAGCGCGCCGCGCCGCAGACGCCGCCCTCGGcccgcacggcggcggcggcggagtacgCCTGCTCCTCGGCGTCGTCCTACTCGCGGTCCTGCCTGAGCAAGACGCCGTCCACGCGCGGGCACGCCAACCGCACCGTGCGGTTCGTGGACAGCGACCGCGAGGCGCCGGCGACGGTGCCCGGGGCGGACCGCCGGAGGGTGCCGGTGGAGCAGATGCTGCTCCGGCGCATGGAGATggagagcgacgaggaggacgacgaggacgaGAGCAGCGACGCCAGCTCGGACCTGTTCGAGCTCGAGAacttggccgccgccgccgtgccgccgGGCGCAGGGTATCGGGACGAGCTGCCGGTGTACGAGACGACCAGGGTGGTGCTGAACCGCGGCATTGGCCACGCGTGcgggcacggccggagcgccagagTCGCCTGA
- the LOC119284558 gene encoding uncharacterized protein LOC119284558, with amino-acid sequence MASGAVAPPPPPLAGGRRGFGGRGVLLRRRLAATPLKDEPVISTTGGKEEMIAHSVNVARKASIPGVSSNISNRTPVTPTPLQPPEPSDLRFNRLRPSIEKSDCKYTRYFGRYVAREAIMDEEYWIAAWLRAEDHYEDQSGDRYVESFKRKFASQEFHALKKRCGRQVGEKYTCFVAVKNDDVTRTVVNSVVGTVDLCVRHPLHGETYPAEPGNTPFYSRIYQPDQPKFGYLTNVCVAKYARRQGIASNMLLLAIDAARLDGAESIYIHVHKDNLPARRLYDHVGFKMVDMDGARQSSDLCLLSFNSMH; translated from the exons ATGGCGAGCGGAGccgtcgcgccgccgccaccgccgctggccggcgggcggcgcggcttCGGCGGCCGGGGAGTCCTCCTCCGCCGGCGCCTCGCCGCCACGCCGTT GAAAGATGAGCCCGTGATTTCTACAACCGGCGGAAAAGAGGAAATGATTGCTCATAGTGTTAATGTTGCCAGAAAAGCATCCATCCCTGGTGTCTCATCAAACATATCCAATAGGACACCGGTGACACCAACACCTTTGCAACCACCAGAACCATCCGATCTCCGTTTCAATCGTCTTCGACCCTCGATTGAGAAAAGTGATTGCAAATACACAAGATATTTCGGTCGCTATGTTGCTCGGGAGGCTATAATGGATGAGGAATACTGG ATCGCCGCATGGTTGAGAGCAGAAGATCACTATGAAGATCAGTCAGGCGATCG CTATGTTGAAAGCTTTAAAAGAAAGTTTGCATCACAG GAATTTCATGCTTTAAAGAAGCGATGTGGCAGGCAGGTTGGAGAGAAGTATACCTGTTTTGTTGCG GTAAAGAATGATGACGTCACACGAACTGTGGTGAATAGTGTTGTTGGTACAGTAGATCTATGTGTTAGGCATCCTCTACATGGGGAGACATACCCTGCG GAGCCTGGAAACACACCATTTTACTCTAGAATCTATCAGCCAGATCAGCCAAAATTTGGATATTTAACCAATGTTTGTGTTGCTAAGTATGCACGGCGTCAAGGGATTGCCAGCAACATGTTGTTATTGGCCATCGATGCTGCAAGACTCGATG GTGCTGAAAGCATTTATATTCATGTACATAAGGATAACTTGCCAGCTCGGAGGCTCTATGATCATGTAGGATTCAAG ATGGTTGACATGGATGGTGCTCGCCAGTCATCAGATCTGTGCTTACTCTCCTTCAATTCTATGCACTAG